The following proteins are encoded in a genomic region of Liolophura sinensis isolate JHLJ2023 chromosome 7, CUHK_Ljap_v2, whole genome shotgun sequence:
- the LOC135469855 gene encoding LOW QUALITY PROTEIN: GTP-binding protein Di-Ras2-like (The sequence of the model RefSeq protein was modified relative to this genomic sequence to represent the inferred CDS: inserted 1 base in 1 codon; deleted 1 base in 1 codon): MPEQSNDYRVVVFGAGGVGKSSLVLRFVRGTFRESYIPTIEDTYRQVISCNKQVCTLQITDTTGSHQFPXMQRLSISKGHAFILVFSITSRQSLEELKPIFDEIVEIKGDIENIPIMLVGNKCDEVNREISQQEAMELGQTMELCFLETSAKTNYNVKELFQELLQLEKRRTMSLQLETKKTKSQKRKEKLKGNAFSCSTPR, from the exons ATGCCGGAGCAGAGCAATGACTATCGGGTGGTGGTCTTCGGTGCCGGAGGGGTGGGTAAGAGTTCCTTGGTCCTCCGGTTTGTCCGGGGAACTTTCCGGGAGAGTTATATCCCGACGATTGAGGACACTTATCGCCAGGTGATCAGCTGTAACAAACAGGTGTGCACCTTGCAGATCACCGACACGACCGGTAGCCACCAGTTTC GCATGCAGAGACTCTCCATCTCCAAAGGACATGCTTTTATTCTAGTGTTTTCCATCACTAGCAGACAGTCGCTGGAAGAGCTCAAACCAATTTTCGACGAAATAGTCGAAATT AAAGGCGACATTGAAAACATTCCCATCATGCTCGTGGGCAATAAATGTGACGAAGTGAACCGCGAGATCTCGCAGCAGGAAGCCATGGAACTGGGCCAAACGATGGAATTGTGCTTTCTAGAAACGTCGGCAAAGACAAATTACAACGTAAAAGAGCTTTTCCAAGAACTGCTACAGCTAGAAAAGCGACGGACAATGTCATTGCAGCTGGAAACCAAGAAGACAAAGTCACAAAAACGGAAGGAAAAGCTAAAAGGAAATGCATTCTCATGTAGTACCCCACGGTGA